A genomic window from Pseudomonadales bacterium includes:
- the lon gene encoding endopeptidase La: MDIDQQGKPIDRPLSEQTDSEAEQDADSGRQIILPSEAYPNLIHVLPHDRPFFPGQAIPLIVGAEHWLSTVEAIRERGQDVVGLIATRESSDGIPAPADLFEMGTLCRIHRVHREGAQLQILLEGLQRFRVRRWLKDQPPFAVNAQYFPERIGSDADTEKAYAIAIINIIKELIPLNPLYGEELKVFLARSNPNEPSVLADFAASLTSSSKPELQEVLETVNLQRRLEKVVELLHKELQIAKAQMEIRRHVEAEIQSHQREAVLRQQLKYIQKELGIAKDDKTAEIDDFRERLESLTVPPAVMQRIEDELQKLSMLEVGSPEYGVTRNYLDWLTSVPWGLTSDDARDLEAATRTLNRHHEGLEDVKERILEFLALGIMKGQVAGSIICFVGPPGVGKTSLGRAIAAALERKFYRFSVGGMRDEAEIKGHRRTYIGAMPGKLVQALKDTRVVNPVVMLDEVDKIGASFQGDPASALLEVLDPEQNSSFHDHYLDVDLDLSRVLFVCTANQLDTIPGPLLDRMEVIHLSGYLDKEKLAIARRHLLPRQLERAGLKRRGDLTIEAAALRQIVEGYSREAGVRRLDKALAAIVRKAVMKLLKGAQRPLVVKATDVSDYLGRPLYEKELRQKGVGVVTGLAWTALGGATLPVEATRVHSRSAGFQLTGQLGEVMQESANIAYSHLIANADALGVPAGYFDKAFIHLHVPAGATPKDGPSAGITIASALLSLARARQPRINCAMTGELTLTGHVYPIGGVREKLLAARRQKIRTVILPAANERDYEEVPEHIRKGIKVHFVKDFEEVAELIF; this comes from the coding sequence ATGGATATCGATCAACAGGGCAAGCCAATAGATCGGCCCCTTTCTGAGCAGACCGACTCGGAGGCGGAGCAGGATGCTGATTCCGGCAGACAGATCATCCTGCCGAGTGAGGCATACCCCAACCTCATCCACGTCCTCCCACACGACCGTCCTTTCTTCCCCGGCCAGGCGATTCCCCTGATCGTGGGTGCAGAGCACTGGCTCAGCACCGTCGAAGCCATCCGCGAGCGGGGCCAGGACGTCGTTGGCCTGATTGCGACCCGGGAATCCTCCGATGGCATACCGGCTCCCGCGGACCTTTTTGAAATGGGCACTCTGTGTCGTATCCACCGCGTGCACCGGGAGGGCGCCCAGCTGCAGATCCTGCTCGAAGGTCTGCAGCGCTTCCGCGTGCGGCGCTGGCTGAAGGATCAACCCCCCTTCGCCGTGAATGCCCAGTATTTTCCGGAACGGATCGGTTCAGATGCGGACACCGAAAAAGCCTATGCGATCGCGATCATCAACATCATCAAGGAACTGATCCCCCTGAATCCGCTCTACGGCGAAGAGCTGAAAGTTTTCCTTGCGCGGTCCAATCCGAACGAACCCTCTGTGCTGGCAGATTTCGCAGCCAGTCTGACCTCGTCGAGTAAACCCGAACTGCAGGAGGTGCTGGAAACAGTCAACCTGCAGCGGCGACTCGAAAAGGTGGTGGAACTGCTGCACAAGGAGCTGCAGATCGCCAAGGCACAGATGGAAATCCGCCGTCACGTCGAAGCCGAAATCCAATCCCACCAGCGCGAAGCCGTTCTTCGCCAGCAGCTCAAATACATCCAGAAGGAACTGGGGATCGCCAAGGACGACAAGACGGCTGAGATCGATGATTTTCGGGAACGTCTCGAATCCCTCACGGTGCCACCGGCCGTCATGCAGCGGATCGAGGACGAGCTGCAGAAGCTGTCGATGCTCGAGGTCGGCTCGCCGGAATACGGTGTCACCCGCAACTACCTCGACTGGCTGACGTCGGTACCCTGGGGGCTGACCAGTGACGACGCCCGGGATCTGGAAGCGGCCACCCGCACCCTGAATCGCCATCATGAAGGTCTCGAAGACGTCAAGGAGCGCATCCTCGAGTTTCTCGCCCTCGGCATCATGAAAGGCCAGGTCGCCGGTTCCATCATCTGCTTCGTCGGTCCTCCGGGTGTCGGCAAGACGTCGCTCGGCCGGGCCATCGCTGCGGCACTGGAGCGCAAGTTCTATCGTTTCAGTGTTGGCGGTATGCGCGACGAAGCCGAGATCAAGGGTCACCGCCGCACCTACATCGGCGCCATGCCGGGCAAGCTGGTGCAGGCACTCAAGGACACCCGGGTGGTGAATCCCGTGGTGATGCTGGATGAAGTGGACAAGATCGGCGCTTCATTTCAGGGGGATCCCGCCAGCGCGCTGCTGGAGGTGCTCGACCCGGAACAGAACAGCAGCTTTCATGATCACTATCTGGACGTCGACCTCGACCTCTCCAGAGTCCTGTTTGTCTGCACTGCCAATCAGCTGGATACGATCCCCGGTCCGCTTCTGGATCGCATGGAAGTCATCCACCTTTCCGGCTACCTGGACAAGGAGAAACTCGCCATTGCACGGCGCCATCTGTTGCCTCGTCAGCTCGAACGCGCCGGATTGAAACGCCGGGGCGACCTTACAATCGAGGCCGCCGCGCTGCGCCAGATCGTCGAAGGCTATTCCAGGGAAGCGGGCGTCCGCCGCCTGGACAAAGCCCTGGCAGCCATCGTCCGCAAGGCGGTGATGAAGCTCCTGAAAGGTGCGCAACGCCCGCTGGTCGTGAAAGCGACAGACGTATCGGACTATCTCGGCCGTCCACTCTATGAGAAGGAGCTTCGCCAGAAAGGTGTGGGTGTGGTGACCGGTCTGGCCTGGACAGCACTCGGCGGTGCCACACTGCCTGTTGAAGCGACTCGCGTCCACAGCCGGTCCGCGGGTTTCCAGTTGACGGGGCAGCTCGGCGAGGTCATGCAGGAATCCGCCAATATCGCTTACAGTCACCTGATCGCCAATGCAGATGCCCTGGGAGTGCCTGCCGGATATTTCGACAAGGCGTTCATCCACCTGCATGTCCCGGCCGGTGCGACTCCGAAAGATGGTCCGAGTGCGGGAATCACCATCGCCAGCGCACTGCTGTCGCTCGCGCGTGCGCGTCAGCCCCGTATCAACTGCGCGATGACAGGTGAACTCACGCTGACCGGTCACGTCTACCCGATCGGCGGAGTGCGTGAGAAACTGCTCGCGGCCAGACGACAGAAAATCCGCACCGTCATCCTTCCGGCCGCCAATGAACGTGATTACGAGGAGGTGCCCGAGCACATTCGCAAAGGCATCAAGGTGCATTTCGTCAAGGACTTCGAGGAAGTCGCAGAACTGATATTCTAG
- a CDS encoding SLC13 family permease, whose translation MSPSIVAPDLHAIAAMVLTVFALYLFTRDRIPLEMTSLGLIAVLAIGFTLFPYPGIKATEFFHGFAHEALIAVCALLVLGQGLVRTGALEPIGTLLSRIWGKAPYLSFLLTLVLSAVLSAFINNTPIVVLLLPILISVCLRTGASPTGILMPMGFATLVGGMATTIGTSTNLLVVSVAADMGLDSIGMFDFVFPASIGAGVAILYLWLIAPRILPARQIELSNPSPRVFDARLHIGEDSPFVDRTLAEAKAAAGGDMHVVRIRRGDAFVLPLPDVRLRAGDRLRVRDTPNRLKGFEKALKARMYSGDHIVDEAHPLLAENQVLAEIAVVPGSTLDRANLKYTRFLDRFQLAVLALHRAGKDIWHAKEEIQDVILQPGDILLVQGPAEQISALKRSTDFLVVDASMDLPKTSKAFLALAVLAGVVLLSAAGILPIAVSAISGAVILLLTRCLDLEAAVRAISTSVYFVVVASLALGHALIETGAIDYITSVFLSATDGASPTVILGGLMLMLAILTNVVTNNAAAVIGTPIAVSIAVQLNLPPEPFVLAVLFGANLSYATPMAYNTNLLVMSAGNYTFADFVKVGVPLSILMWVTLTWVLSAMYF comes from the coding sequence TTGTCCCCAAGCATAGTCGCCCCGGATCTGCACGCCATCGCTGCGATGGTGCTTACGGTCTTCGCCCTCTATCTGTTCACCCGGGATCGCATTCCGCTGGAGATGACCAGTCTCGGTCTGATCGCCGTACTCGCCATCGGATTCACCCTCTTTCCCTATCCCGGCATAAAGGCCACGGAATTTTTTCACGGCTTTGCGCACGAAGCGCTGATCGCAGTCTGTGCGCTGCTCGTGCTCGGCCAGGGTCTGGTGCGCACCGGCGCCCTGGAACCAATCGGCACCCTGTTGTCCCGGATCTGGGGCAAGGCCCCCTACCTGTCTTTCCTGCTGACCCTGGTGCTCAGTGCAGTGCTTTCGGCCTTCATCAACAACACGCCCATCGTGGTGCTTCTGCTCCCCATTCTGATCAGCGTCTGCCTGCGCACCGGGGCTTCACCGACCGGAATTCTCATGCCCATGGGTTTCGCGACCCTGGTCGGCGGTATGGCTACGACGATCGGAACCTCCACAAATCTGCTGGTTGTGAGCGTGGCTGCTGACATGGGGCTCGATTCCATCGGCATGTTCGATTTCGTTTTCCCCGCCAGCATCGGCGCCGGGGTGGCCATCCTGTATCTGTGGCTGATTGCTCCACGTATTCTGCCGGCACGGCAGATTGAGCTCTCCAACCCTTCTCCCCGGGTTTTCGACGCCCGCCTGCATATCGGGGAGGACTCCCCCTTTGTCGACAGAACCCTGGCCGAGGCAAAGGCCGCCGCCGGTGGTGACATGCACGTCGTCCGCATACGCCGCGGTGACGCATTCGTATTGCCCCTGCCGGATGTGCGTCTGCGGGCCGGTGACCGGCTGCGTGTGCGTGATACACCGAATCGCCTCAAAGGATTCGAGAAAGCACTCAAAGCTCGCATGTACTCCGGCGATCACATTGTCGATGAAGCCCATCCTCTGCTGGCCGAGAATCAGGTGCTCGCCGAGATCGCCGTGGTACCGGGATCGACGCTGGATCGGGCCAATCTCAAATACACCCGCTTCCTGGATCGGTTTCAGCTTGCCGTGCTGGCCCTGCACCGTGCCGGCAAGGACATCTGGCATGCCAAGGAAGAAATTCAGGACGTGATACTCCAGCCGGGAGACATCCTGCTCGTGCAGGGTCCTGCAGAACAGATTTCTGCCCTCAAGCGCTCGACGGATTTTCTCGTGGTCGACGCCAGCATGGACCTGCCCAAAACCAGCAAAGCCTTCCTCGCCCTCGCTGTGCTTGCCGGCGTGGTTCTGCTTTCCGCTGCGGGCATTCTGCCGATCGCGGTCAGCGCCATCAGTGGTGCGGTCATTCTGCTGCTCACCCGCTGTCTGGATCTGGAAGCTGCCGTGCGGGCGATCAGCACTTCGGTCTATTTCGTGGTGGTCGCCAGTCTGGCACTCGGTCACGCCCTCATCGAAACCGGCGCGATCGACTACATCACCAGTGTCTTTCTCAGTGCGACCGACGGCGCGAGCCCCACCGTGATACTCGGCGGGCTGATGCTGATGCTCGCGATTCTCACCAATGTGGTCACGAACAATGCCGCCGCAGTGATCGGTACGCCGATCGCAGTCAGTATTGCCGTGCAGCTGAATCTTCCCCCGGAACCCTTCGTGCTCGCGGTGTTATTCGGGGCCAATCTCAGCTATGCCACTCCCATGGCCTACAACACCAATCTGCTGGTGATGAGCGCAGGCAACTACACCTTCGCAGATTTCGTGAAGGTCGGGGTGCCGCTATCGATTCTGATGTGGGTGACGCTGACCTGGGTGTTGAGCGCCATGTACTTCTGA
- a CDS encoding HAD family phosphatase — protein sequence MVFDMDGLLLDSERLARDCFLQACADVGWPADLAAYDLCVGGTYESTERILIAAYGPDFPYARLSECWGAHYEAYIQTRPVAVKAGARELLDHLADLGIPRALATSTRRATALQKLRLAGLEDYFSHLVCGGETPRGKPHPDPYLEATRRLSHPPGQCWALEDSNNGVRAAHAAGLRVFQVPDLVQPDPQVAALGHQVVGSLFEVLELLLD from the coding sequence GTGGTATTCGACATGGACGGCCTGCTGCTCGATTCGGAGCGGCTGGCCCGGGACTGCTTCCTGCAGGCCTGTGCGGATGTCGGCTGGCCGGCGGATCTTGCCGCCTATGACCTCTGCGTGGGCGGTACCTACGAATCCACCGAGCGCATCCTCATCGCCGCCTACGGCCCGGACTTTCCCTATGCGCGATTGAGCGAGTGCTGGGGAGCGCACTACGAAGCTTACATTCAGACCCGGCCGGTGGCCGTCAAAGCCGGTGCGCGGGAACTGCTGGATCATCTTGCGGATCTCGGCATTCCCCGGGCGCTGGCCACTTCCACCCGGCGCGCCACCGCCCTGCAGAAGCTGCGGCTGGCGGGCCTGGAGGACTATTTCTCCCACCTCGTCTGTGGTGGCGAGACCCCGCGGGGCAAGCCCCATCCGGATCCCTATCTCGAAGCAACCCGCCGTCTGTCCCATCCCCCGGGCCAGTGCTGGGCGCTGGAGGATTCCAACAACGGTGTCCGCGCCGCCCATGCCGCCGGTCTGCGGGTATTCCAGGTTCCCGATCTGGTCCAGCCGGATCCGCAGGTCGCCGCACTCGGGCACCAGGTGGTGGGCTCGCTGTTCGAGGTGCTTGAACTGCTGCTCGATTAG